From the Paraflavitalea soli genome, the window TATGAAGGTGGCAGAAAAGATCGGTGAATACAAGAAGAACAACGATATCACCATCCTGCAAACCAACCGCTGGAATGAGATCCTGGAAAGGGCCTTCAAGAAAGGCGACAAACTCGGCCTCTCCAAAGAATTTATTACCAAATATTTTGACGCAGTGCACATGGAAAGTATCAACCACCAGAATAAGATCATGAATTCTTAGGATGGCTTGATAGGGTTGTTTCATAAAGTTTTGCAAAGTGGGAAAGGGCTGTCGAAGCAAACGACTAACAGCTAAATGCTAAAAGCTAACAGCTTTGCCAACTTAGCTCAGCAATAATATATACGCATGATAAATAACCAGAATAAGGTTTATCTGTTTGTCCATATTATCTGGAGCGTGCAAAACCGTGAGCCTTTGCTTACAAAGCCCATCCGAACCATCTTGTTTTCCCATATGCAGAAACGTGCCGGGGAAAAGGGTATCAACGTGCTGGCTGTGAATGGCGTGGAAGATCATGTGCATGCTTTGATACAATTGCACCCGGCGCAAAATCTCTCTCAGGTGGTTAAAAGCATCCGCACGGATGCTTCGGACTGGATCAACGAAACAAAACTCGTGGCCAATCCATTTCAGTGGGAAGAAGCTTATGCGGCTTTGTCTGTCAATCCCAGCACCATCAAACAGGTGGAGGAATTCCTGGGCCGGCAGGAAGAATACCATAAGACAAAGACCCTGGAAAGCGAACTGGAAGTATTTGATAAGATCCAACTTTAGATCGTTCAGGAATGCAAAAGAAAACATATCAGTTCACCGCTAAGAAGGTGGACTATTATTTCGATGCCGATTTCTCCTATCTCGCCAGGCTCATTGATAAGGAGCATACCGTATTGGTGACCGACGAAAACATCTTTCAGGCGCAGGCCAAAAAGTTCAAAGGCTGGCATACCATCGTACTGAAACCAGGAGAGCAGCACAAAGTACAGGCTACTGCCAACAGTGTGATAGAACAACTGATCGCCCGGGGCGCAGATCGCAAGACCGTGCTGGTAGGCATTGGCGGCGGTGTGATCACCGACCTTACCGGGTATGTCGCTGCTGTGTACATGCGTGGCCTGCGGGTAGGTTTTGTGCCCACTACCGTACTGGCCATGGTGGATGCTTCTATTGGTGGTAAGAATGGCATTGATGTAGGCGTGTACAAGAACCTGGTGGGTACCATCCGGCAGCCGGATTTCCTGTTGTATGATTACAGCTTCCTGAAATCCTTGCCCGAAACAGAATGGATCAACGGCTTTGCCGAGATCATCAAACACAGCTGTATCAAAGATGCCCCTTTGTTCCGGGAACTGGAGAAGAACAAACTGAAATATTACCAGAAAGATAAAGCTGCACTGGGCAAGCTGATCCGCCGCAATGCGGTGATCAAATCGACCGTCGTTGAAAAGGATGAATTTGAACAGGGCGAACGCCGGTTGCTGAACTTTGGTCATACCCTGGGCCATGCGATTGAGAACATGTATGCTTTGTCGCACGGGCAGGCCATATCCATCGGCATGGTAGCTGCCTGCAGCATCTCTGCACAGCTGGTAAAATTCAAAGACAGTGAGAAAGTGATCAAAGTACTGGCGCAATACGGATTGCCCGTGCATACTGATTTCGACAGGAAAAAGGCATTCGACATATTGAAGATGGACAAGAAGCGGGAGAAGAAAGAGATGAATTATGTGTTGCTGGAAAAGATAGGTAAAGGGGTAGTAAAGTCTATCCCCATGGTACAGTTAGAGAAAATTATTTCAAACTTATGATCGCAACTATTCAGCCATCCGGTATACAGGGCACCATTCAGGCGCCCACCTCCAAAAGCTCCATGCAAAGAGCTTGTGCAGCGGCCTTACTCACCAAAGGAGTGACCATCATTAAGAACCCCGGTAATTCCAATGACGACAGGGCTGCACTGGGTGTTATCCGCGGCCTGGGCGCGTATGTAGAG encodes:
- the tnpA gene encoding IS200/IS605 family transposase, with the protein product MINNQNKVYLFVHIIWSVQNREPLLTKPIRTILFSHMQKRAGEKGINVLAVNGVEDHVHALIQLHPAQNLSQVVKSIRTDASDWINETKLVANPFQWEEAYAALSVNPSTIKQVEEFLGRQEEYHKTKTLESELEVFDKIQL
- the aroB gene encoding 3-dehydroquinate synthase — protein: MQKKTYQFTAKKVDYYFDADFSYLARLIDKEHTVLVTDENIFQAQAKKFKGWHTIVLKPGEQHKVQATANSVIEQLIARGADRKTVLVGIGGGVITDLTGYVAAVYMRGLRVGFVPTTVLAMVDASIGGKNGIDVGVYKNLVGTIRQPDFLLYDYSFLKSLPETEWINGFAEIIKHSCIKDAPLFRELEKNKLKYYQKDKAALGKLIRRNAVIKSTVVEKDEFEQGERRLLNFGHTLGHAIENMYALSHGQAISIGMVAACSISAQLVKFKDSEKVIKVLAQYGLPVHTDFDRKKAFDILKMDKKREKKEMNYVLLEKIGKGVVKSIPMVQLEKIISNL